In Maniola jurtina chromosome 2, ilManJurt1.1, whole genome shotgun sequence, the following proteins share a genomic window:
- the LOC123878050 gene encoding circadian clock-controlled protein daywake-like: protein MIEIKMVLRSLSLLIAIVLNCGGAVDIEKYMKVCARNSPDVNDCLIDAVQYGISVMANGIKDLEVPPVDPYVQKKLLLEYKNNQVQVKMNNRDIHVIGLKSSTVRDARLRADEDSFHLEVDMYTPAVSMTGKYEGGGSYNALNITARGTYQADMTDLVYTWKLDGKPETINNDVYVRIKSFYMRPDVSSMKVHLTNDAPESKELTELGVRLVNENWKVLYRELLPFAMNNWDKIGTKVANKLFLKVPYNQLFPNN from the exons atgattgaaataaaaatggTCTTACGGTCGCTTAGTTTGTTGATAGCTATAGTTTTGAATTGTGGTGGTGCTGTAGACATAG aaaaatatatgaAAGTATGTGCCAGAAACTCGCCCGATGTGAACGATTGTCTCATAGATGCCGTACAATACGGAATATCCGTGATGGCAAACGGCATAAAAGATTTGGAAGTACCCCCTGTGGATCCTTACGTCCAAAAGAAACTGCTATTGGAATATAAGAATAATCAG GTACAAGTCAAAATGAACAATAGAGATATTCATGTGATTGGATTAAAATCTTCGACAGTCCGCGATGCCAG ATTGCGTGCCGATGAAGATAGTTTTCATCTTGAAGTGGATATGTACACCCCCGCGGTGTCTATGACTGGAAAATACGAAGGCGGTGGTAGCTACAATGCATTGAACATCACTGCACGCGGCACTTATCAAGCCGACATGA CTGATCTCGTTTATACTTGGAAACTGGACGGTAAACCTGAGACTATTAATAATGACGTTTATGTGCGAATCAAGTCCTTTTACATGCGACCCGATGTCTCAAGTATGAAGGTTCACTTAACTAATGATGCTCCTGAGAGTAaagaattaa ctGAGCTGGGCGTGAGGCTCGTAAACGAAAACTGGAAAGTGCTGTACAGGGAGTTGCTGCCCTTTGCAATGAACAATTGGGATAAGATAGGTACAAAAGTAGCGAACAAACTTTTTCTAAAGGTACCTTACAATCAGTTGTTTCCCAATAACTAA
- the LOC123878029 gene encoding phosphatidylinositol glycan anchor biosynthesis class U protein has translation MALILKYLIAGLVRYWLIHTDYWQTIANRVEIATPLNSWKRLIEGVYLYDHGINPYEGDSFHESPVMLILFHFLLKKVPYLLPVIFVVLDALTAHILYMTSKAFIRIFKESQEREKGDVAEDSKTMLLKDSQLNEVPNYVLSVYLFNPYSVLNCVGMTTTVIQNLLLAVSLWGASSGQRILACVFIALATHQALYPILLVVPISILLANVNQGCNKCSYIRTLLVFVLCWGFCIFISAFIMDGSYDYFYNTYGFILTVPDLKPNIGLFWYFFTEMFEHFRLLFVCSFQINALALYLVPLTLRFYKEPVLLATVLIALSTIFRSYPCVGDVGFYLALLPLWRHLFVFMQQKFIVGCAFLITSALGPTVWHLWIYSGSANANFFFGVTLSFATAQIFLITDLLFAHIKREFTLKNGSSRQVDGKLARLVLR, from the exons ATGGCTCTAATTCTGAAATATTTGATAGCCGGCTTAGTAAGATATTGGCTCATTCACACGGACTATTGGCAAACAATAGCAAATAGAGTTGAAATAGCGACGCCGCTGAACTCGTGGAAAAGGTTAATTGAGGGTGTTTACTTGTATGACCATGGCATAAATCCTTACGAAGGGGACTCGTTTCACGAGTCGCCAGTGATGCTCATCTTATTCCACTTTCTATTGAAAAAAGTACCATATTTATTACCAGTTATTTTTGTTGTATTGGACGCACTAACTGCTCACATTCTGTACATGACGTCGAAAGCATTCATACGAATATTTAAAGAATCGCAAGAAAGGGAGAAAGGAGATGTTGCAGAGGATTCAAAGACAATGCTTTTGAAAGATTCTCAGTTGAATGAAGTCCCTAACTATGTTCTTTCTGTGTATTTGTTCAATCCGTATTCTGTGCTGAACTGTGTGGGGATGACTACTACGGTTATACAGAACTTGCTTCTTGCTGTATCACTGTGGGGAGCCTCCAGTGGTCAAAGGATTTTGGCTTGTGTGTTCATTGCTCTGGCCACTCACCAAGCCCTGTACCCAATTCTGCTAGTTGTGCCAATATCTATTTTACTTGCAAATGTCAACCAAGGATGCAACAAGTGTTCCTACATAAGAACACTTCTAGTATTTGTGTTGTGCTGGGGATTCTGTATATTTATATCTGCCTtcataatggatggatcatatgattacttctataatacatatggATTTAT ACTGACGGTGCCAgatttgaaaccaaatattggGCTCTTCTGGTATTTCTTTACGGAGATGTTTGAGCACTTTAGATTACTCTTTGTGTGTTCTTTTCAAATCAACGCATTGGCCCTCTACCTGGTGCCGCTTACACTTAGATTTTACAAGGAACCTGTGCTGCTAGCTACAGTTCTCATTGCACTGTCTACTATATTCCGGTCATATCCATGTGTTGGAGATGTTGGATTTTACTTGGCGCTATTACCTTTGTGGAgacatttgtttgttt TTATGCAGCAGAAATTCATTGTGGGCTGCGCTTTCCTAATAACATCAGCACTTGGGCCAACAGTGTGGCACCTGTGGATATACTCAGGATCGGCAAATGCGAACTTCTTCTTTGGTGTAACTCTGTCATTTGCGACTGCACAAATATTCCTCATCACAGACTTATTATTTGCACATATCAAGAGAGAATTTACGCTCAAAAATGGATCATCGCGGCAGGTTGATGGAAAACTAGCCAGACTGGTACTACGATAA
- the LOC123878007 gene encoding uncharacterized protein LOC123878007, with the protein MKELLFFVLVCALGSPSEEAILSSVPPHLLDCYRRGGPDLGAPRRLDVFLSLLRRLELSSRLDMRMFSSALLRSLRLDGIEESPNTIESDYVLPFRASAFQFHKYKLLMELFLPSQPELLDVDDSLTLVEKCLLHKMLSSSVQPWERGDENVVCPLSAQRRQTMTRQSANRIISRCPTEGGVIKTEWGTISPGTLVAALASSLQPQQVTISDILKTDIFKEEISQALVDSAMEDWYTEQSVFDIDLQSSDTNNNNISNLWAATLAGDLAEVVVNQGPRVGASEHRMLVGSNNRWNDTLLPRDYYLFPPNGTVPNWHFTDAEILAGIDGLILASHLPTWMTQRRSLRLSQVLDMYYSNEGVSFDATVRACNRHALYSKIVNGSHLMRETSRFAHMLSLQQITVYIPREEMERMSDAAATAFMNYVPTILRDNHQECRKMFSDVPSMDLIVATDGSWKGYEIEQFMSWVANALAVEAHRSTIALVHGNNGQWIVPPTTNLTSFYFTISNSTTEWPVRLNLPNVISRIIQHSRNRSLEEIESMASASHSTVVLIISPTDRLSSDELEQSRVLMQSLRRSFFDVYFAYVAQDTTDFQNVNNEYLDYSELFITVNSKVMTDITDAIYTNLVKTEIPSRIFGSQCEVNSREFVQAQYEDFVLPGRKQTYRIHPFYLKQQPIVQVQFRNDGQGQILVCMWRGADVSRSCQTIVEREIYIFNLTDPCPSPDFCPPAHFVATAITTTNLCAHDDCRLPNQVGYYIHHSGLRCLPLLGSTAAVTPFWKVHVALSLVVSLIYYCYYNKTL; encoded by the exons ATGAAGGAACTGTTATTTTTTGTGTTAGTGTGTGCTTTGGGCAGTC cTTCAGAAGAAGCAATATTATCAAGTGTGCCACCACATCTGTTGGACTGCTACCGAAGGGGAGGGCCGGATCTAGGGGCTCCTCGCAGGCTTGATGTCTTCCTATCGCTTTTGCGACGACTTGAGCTAAGCTCACGACTTGACATGAGGATGTTCAGCTCTGCTTTGCTTAGAAG TCTTCGGCTAGATGGCATAGAAGAATCTCCCAACACAATAGAGTCAGATTACGTTTTACCGTTCAGAGCTTCTGCATTCCAATTCCATAAGTACAAACTGCTCATGGAACTGTTTCTGCCGAGTCAACCGGAACTGTTGGACGTTGACGACAGTCTAACGCTAGTCGAGAAATGCTTGCTTCATAAAATGTTAAGCTCTTCGGTGCAACCGTGGGAGAGAGGCGATGAAAATGTTGTGTGCCCTTTGTCAGCACAACGTCGACAAACTATGACGCGACAAAGTGCTAACAG AATTATCAGCAGATGTCCCACAGAAGGCGGGGTTATCAAAACAGAATGGGGCACCATATCGCCTGGCACTCTTGTAGCTGCACTCGCTTCATCGTTACAACCCCAACAAGTGACAATAAGCGATATTCTAAAAACGGATATCTTCAAAGAGGAGATTTCACAGGCTCTAGTGGACTCTGCGATGGAGGATTGGTACACGGAGCAATCGGTGTTCGATATAGATCTGCAAAGTAgtgatactaataataataatattagcaaTTTGTGGGCTGCTACACTGGCAG gtGACTTAGCGGAAGTAGTTGTGAACCAAGGCCCGAGAGTGGGGGCCTCTGAACATCGTATGTTGGTAGGCAGCAACAATAGATGGAATGACACACTTCTGCCACGAGATTATTACCTATTCCCACCAAACGGGACCGTACCAAACTGGCACTTTACTGATGCAGAGATTTTAGCTGGTATAGATG GTCTGATCCTAGCAAGTCACTTACCAACCTGGATGACACAAAGGCGGTCTTTACGCTTATCACAAGTATTGGATATGTACTACTCTAATGAAGGGGTATCATTCGATGCTACAGTGCGGGCTTGTAACAGACACGCGTTGTACTCCAAAATAGTCAATGGCTCCCATTTGATGAGGGAAACATCTCGATTCGCGCATATGCTATCGCTACAACAGATAACTGTGTATATTCCAAGGGAAGAGATGGAAAGGATGAGTGACGCAGCCGCCACGGCCTTTATGAATTATGTTC CAACGATCCTAAGAGATAACCACCAGGAATGCCGGAAGATGTTCTCAGACGTCCCTTCAATGGACTTGATAGTGGCCACCGATGGTTCTTGGAAGGGCTATGAGATTGAGCAGTTTATGTC ATGGGTGGCAAACGCTCTAGCAGTGGAAGCCCACAGAAGTACCATCGCGTTAGTACACGGAAACAATGGACAGTGGATCGTGCCGCCTACTACTAACCTTACTTCTTTCTATTTCACCATTAGTAACTCCACCACGGAAT GGCCAGTCCGCCTCAACCTCCCTAACGTCATATCTCGGATCATTCAACACAGTCGCAATAGAAGTCTGGAAGAAATCGAGTCAATGGCAAGTGCAAGCCACAGCACAGTTGTGCTCATCATCAGCCCCACAGACCGTCTCTCGTCTGATGAGCTGGAGCAGTCGAGGGTTCTGATGCAGTCCTTACGAAGGAGTTTCTTTGACGTCTACTTCGCTTACGTGGCACAGGATACGACTGACTTTCAGAACGTTAACAACGAGTATCTGGATTATTCGGAGCTGTTTATAACC GTAAATTCAAAAGTCATGACTGATATCACGGATGCTATTTATACAAACCTAGTGAAAACAGAAATTCCATCAAGAATATTCGGCTCTCAATGTGAGGTCAATAGCAGAGAATTTGTGCAAGCACAGTACGAGGATTTCGTACTGCCAGGCCGCAAACAAACTTATCGAATCCATCCATTTTATTTGAAGCAACAACCTATCGTTCAAGTGCAG ttcCGCAATGATGGTCAAGGACAGATTCTAGTGTGCATGTGGCGTGGTGCAGATGTGTCTCGCAGCTGTCAAACGATCGTCGAACGAGAGATCTACATCTTCAACCTGACAGACCCGTGTCCTTCGCCAGACTTTTGCCCGCCAGCTCACTTCGTTGCGACTGCGATAACAACAACTAATTTATGTGCAC ATGACGACTGTCGCCTTCCTAACCAAGTAGGTTACTACATACATCATTCTGGTTTGCGCTGTCTGCCGCTCTTGGGCTCCACAGCTGCAGTGACGCCTTTTTGGAAAGTGCATGTGGCACTTTCTCTTGTAGTCtcattaatatattattgttattataataaaacacttTAA